In Verrucomicrobiota bacterium, the DNA window CCCGGCGAACTGGCCGCCTTTGGTGTCACTCGCGGAGGCGTGCCCGCTCTCATCAACAAACACCTGGCCACGGCGGACGTGAGGATCATCACCGGATTCATCGAGCCCCATTTCTTCGCGGGGTTTAGCGGCGGACCGAAAGGGATCATGCCGGGCTGCGCGGGGCTTGAAACGGTGATGAGCAACCATGGCGTTCAGAACATCGGCGATCCGCGGGCGGCTTTTGGCATCCTCGACGGCAATCCGCTGTGGGAGGAGATTCGGGACATCGCCCTGCGCGTGGGGCCGAGTTTTCTCCTGAACGTTTCCCTCAACGAACAACGCCAGATTACGGGTGTCTTTGCGGGGGACCTCTTGAAGGCGCACCGGACGGGCGCTGAATTTGTCCGGGAATCCGCGATGCAGAAGGTCAAGGAACCTCACGAGGTTGTGGTCACCACCAACAGCGGATACCCGCTCGATCTCAATCTTTATCAGGGCGTCAAGGGGGCCAGCGCCGCCGCCCGCGTCGTGTGCGAGAAGGGCTTGATCATCCTGGCCTGCGAATGCCGTGAAGGCGTGCCGGATGGAAGTCCTCTCGACAAGCTGTTGCGCAGCGCTTCGAGCCCCGAGGAAATTCTGGCCATGCTGGCCACGCCCGGATTTGTCCGTCCTGAACAATGGCAGGCCCAGATTCAATCCCTGATCCAGCGCAAGGCCCGCCTTCTGGTGTACAGCTCGCTGCCGGATGAGGTCATTCGCCGATGCCACCTCGAACCGTGCCACGACATTGGAGCCGAAGTCAGGGCCCATTTGGATCGTGACAAGCCCGGCGCCCGCGTGGCCGTGCTTCCCCAAGGCCCGCTTACGATTCCGTATCTTGCCTAGCCTTTCCTTTCGCCCGCGTGGTGTGTTTGCGATGGGACGGGAAGCCGGATCAAGCGGGTATCCACCGCGCCGTCCAGATGGAACCGCGTTGCGGATCACCCAACCCTTTCGATGCGTAAACCCGGCTCAGGACTGCTCCGATTTTGATTCGCGCGAGGTGAGGTCCTGCACGGCCATCGTCGCGGCTTTGCCTTCGTGGAGCATGGCATGAACCTGATCGATGATGGGGGTTTCCACCGCGAGTTGGCGGGCCAGGTGAAACGCCGAGCGCGAGGTTGGGAACCCCTCGGTCACGTGGGTTGAGGTCCGGAGAATGGCGTCCACAGTTTCCCCTCGTCCGAGCCGCTCCCCAAAGGCGCGATTGCGGCTCAGTCTTGAAAAACAGGTCACGGTCAAGTCTCCCAGCCCACCCAGTCCGGCGAATGTTTCGGCCTGGGCTCCGCACGCGACGCCCAGGCGCCGGATCTCCACGATGGCCCGGGTGATCAGCGCGGCTTTGGAGTTGTCCCCGAAGCCCAATCCGTCGCAGACCCCGGCTGCGATGGCGACCACGTTCTTCAACGCGCCGCCCAATTCCACGCCTAATGGATCCGGGCTCGTGTAAACACGGAACGCCGGGCGATGAAACAAACGCTGGACCGCTTCCGCCGCGTCGCGATCGACGGATGCCGAAACCACTGCTGTCGGAATATCGCGGCCTACTTCCATGGCCAGGCTCGGTCCCGACAAGGCCACGGGTGATGCGAGGGGACAAAGCAGACGCATCACGCCGCACATCGTGAGTCCCGTTTCGTACTCGATGCCCTTGGTGACGCTTACGATGATGCCTTTGAAGTCGGACAACGCCAGGGCCACCGATCGCACGGCCTGGCTGGGAACGGCCACCACCATGAGTTCTGCCTCCCCGGCGACTCGTTCCAATTGGGACTCGAAGGCGCAAGGCTCCGGAATGGCGATGCCGGGCAAATGACGGACATTTTCGCGGCGGCGGGCCAGTTCCTCGATGTGCCCAGGGTCGTGTCCCCAGAGGATCACGGGGTTTCCGGCCAGGGCCAGGAGGCGTGCCAGCGCCGTTCCCCAAGCACCCGATCCCAAGACTCCGACTTTCACGGGCGAACCTCCGGGGTCGCTGCCTCCGTCTTTTTCGAGCCGAAGCGGTTCTCCGTGCCGTTGAGCAGACGTTGAATGTTGCCCCTGTGTTTGTAGATCGCGAGTCCTCCGATGGCAGCCAGGATCGCGGTCCAGCCCCAGCCGCGATTCATGAGCCAGGCCAGCAAAGGGAGGGCGGCGGCGGCGCAGATGGAGGCGAGTGAAACAAAGCGGGAAAGGGCGAAGACGACGGCGAAGATGCCGAGCGCCGCGAGAAAGACGGGAGTGATCAAGGCCCCGAGAACTCCCGCGGTGGTGGCGACTCCTTTGCCACCTTTGAAGTTCAGCCAGAAGGTGTAATTATGCCCCAGGATGGCCGCGAGGCCTCCTGCCAACGCGTGGCGAGAAGCGAGTTCCGGATCAGCCGATGCGGTGGAGATCCATGCCGCTGCCCAAGGCCCGGCGAA includes these proteins:
- the larA gene encoding nickel-dependent lactate racemase — encoded protein: MKVSLAYGQGHLDVDLPDGRTTVIEPRSAPGLADERAAIHDALGSPIAAKPLRDWIKPGDKVCIAFTDITRATPNHRLIPWLLEHLDGIPRENITLLNQLGTHRPNTQAELEKMLTPEVVRNYRVLNHEPENPGELAAFGVTRGGVPALINKHLATADVRIITGFIEPHFFAGFSGGPKGIMPGCAGLETVMSNHGVQNIGDPRAAFGILDGNPLWEEIRDIALRVGPSFLLNVSLNEQRQITGVFAGDLLKAHRTGAEFVRESAMQKVKEPHEVVVTTNSGYPLDLNLYQGVKGASAAARVVCEKGLIILACECREGVPDGSPLDKLLRSASSPEEILAMLATPGFVRPEQWQAQIQSLIQRKARLLVYSSLPDEVIRRCHLEPCHDIGAEVRAHLDRDKPGARVAVLPQGPLTIPYLA
- a CDS encoding NAD(P)-dependent glycerol-3-phosphate dehydrogenase, which gives rise to MKVGVLGSGAWGTALARLLALAGNPVILWGHDPGHIEELARRRENVRHLPGIAIPEPCAFESQLERVAGEAELMVVAVPSQAVRSVALALSDFKGIIVSVTKGIEYETGLTMCGVMRLLCPLASPVALSGPSLAMEVGRDIPTAVVSASVDRDAAEAVQRLFHRPAFRVYTSPDPLGVELGGALKNVVAIAAGVCDGLGFGDNSKAALITRAIVEIRRLGVACGAQAETFAGLGGLGDLTVTCFSRLSRNRAFGERLGRGETVDAILRTSTHVTEGFPTSRSAFHLARQLAVETPIIDQVHAMLHEGKAATMAVQDLTSRESKSEQS
- the plsY gene encoding glycerol-3-phosphate 1-O-acyltransferase PlsY; translation: MSGYLLAVLAGYLLGSLPTGYWMGLAKGVDIRKVGSGNIGATNVFRILGKPAGVFVLLGDAAKGVLACFAGPWAAAWISTASADPELASRHALAGGLAAILGHNYTFWLNFKGGKGVATTAGVLGALITPVFLAALGIFAVVFALSRFVSLASICAAAALPLLAWLMNRGWGWTAILAAIGGLAIYKHRGNIQRLLNGTENRFGSKKTEAATPEVRP